A segment of the Frankiaceae bacterium genome:
GCCGCGTCGCGGGCCTCAACCTCCCGAGAGCGCGCGACCTCGGGCCCGTTCTCCTCGCCTGGGCGGCGAGCCTCGGCGTCCTCGTCCGCGAGAAGGACCTCGGCTCCTCGCTGCTGTTCTTCGGGATCTTCGTCGTGATGCTCTACGTCGCCACGGAGCGCACGTCGTGGCTGCTCATCGGCCTGGGGCTGTTCGCGGGCGGCGCGGCCATGGCGTACAACCTGTTCGGCCACGTCCGCGCGCGCGTCGAGACGTGGATGGACCCGTTCCAGGACGCCGGCAACCGGGGCTACCAGCTGACGCAGGGGCTGTTCGGCCTCGCGACGGGCGGGCTCACCGGCACCGGTCTCGGCAACGGCAGACCGGAGACCGTGCCGTACGCCGGCACCGACTTCATCTTCGCGACGATCGGCGAGGAGCTCGGGCTCGTCGGCGTCGTCGCGGTGCTGACGGTGTTCGCGCTGTTCGTCTCGCGCGGGATGCGCGTCGCGCTGAGCTGCCGCGACGACTTCGGCAAGCTGCTGGCGACGGGGCTCGCGTTCAGCGTCGCCCTGCAGGTCTTCGTCGTCGTGGGCGGCGTCACGCGGCTCATCCCGCTGACAGGGATCACGCTGCCGTTCCTCTCGTACGGCGGCTCCTCGCTCGTCGCCAACTACGTGATCGTCGCGCTGCTCCTGCGCATCTCCGACGCCGACCGCTCGCCGCTGCCCAGGGCGACCGAGGTCGACGACGCGGAGCTCACCGGCGAGATGACGCAAGTGGTGATGGCCCGATGAACAGACCGATCAGACGAGTGGCGATGGCGGCACTGGCGCTGTTCGGCCTGCTGTTCCTCAACGTCAACTACCTGCAGGTCGTCAAGGCGGAGTCGCTGCGCAAGAACCCCCGCAACAACCGCCTGCTCCTCGACGAGTACGGCCGTCCGCGCGGCGACATCATCGCCGGGCGCCGCACGCTGGTGGAGAGCAAGGAGACCAAGGACAGGCTGAAGTACCTGCGCGTCTACGCCGGCGGCAACGCCGAGCTGGCGAGCGTCTTCGCGCCGATCACCGGCTACTACTCGCTCGTGTACGGCGCCACCGGCATCGAGCGCGCGTACAACGACACCCTCTCCGGCAACGACGACAGGCTGTTCGTCCGCCGCGTCTCCGACATCCTCACCGGCAACTCGCCGCAGGGCGGCAGCGTCGTCCTCACCGTGGACCCCGAGCTGCAGCAGCTCGCCGCGCGCCAGCTCGGCAACCGCCGCGGCGCGGTCGTCGCGCTCGACCCGCGCACCGGCGCGGTGCTCGCGATGGTGACGAGCCCGTCGTACGACCCGAACGTCCTCTCCTCGCACGACCCCGCGAAGATCCGCGCCGCCAACGAGCGCCTCGGCAAGCAGAGCGACCAGCCGCTCACCAACCGCGCGGCCGAGCAGGTCTACCCGCCGGGCTCGACGTTCAAGGTCATCACGGCCGCGGCGGCGCTGGAGAACGGCATGAAGCCGACCGACCAGATCCCCTGCTCGCGCGACATCAAGCTGCCGCTCACGGTCAACACGCGGCTGCGCAACTTCGGCGGCGAGTCGTGCCCGGCGAAGGTGACGCTGTCGGAGGCGCTGCAGCACTCGTACAACACGTCGTTCGCGACGCTCGGCATGGACATCGTGGGAGCCGAGAAGGTGCAGGACATGGCGGAGAAGTTCGGCTTCAACGCCCGTCCGGACTTCGCGCTGCGCAGCGTGCCGAGCGTGTTCCCGCAGGGGCTGAACAAGCCGCAGACCGCGCAGGCGTCCATCGGGCAGTTCGACGTCCGCGCGACGCCGTTGCAGATGGCGCAGGTCGCGGCGACGGTCGCGAACAACGGCCGCACGATGCGCCCGTACCTCGCCGCCGAGGTCCTCGCCCCCGATCTGTCGGTGCTCGACAAGGCCGAGCGCAAGGAGATCGGGCGGCCCTTCGGCGCGGACACCGCGAACGCGCTGACCCAGATGATGGTCGAGGTCGTCCGCGCCGGCACCGGCAGGCGCGCGCAGATCCCCGGTGTCGAGGTCGCCGGCAAGACCGGCACCGCGCAGAACGCCGGGCCTTCGCACGCGTGGTTCATCGGCTTCGCGCCGGCCGTCGACCCGCAGATCGCGGTCGCCGTCATCGTCGAGAACGGCGGCGGAGACGACCAGGGCACCGGCGGCCGCGTCGCCGCGCCGATCGCGCAGGCCGTGATGGCGGCCAAGCTGCGAGGCGGTGGCGGATGACCGTCGAGACCGGCACCAGGCTGAACGACCGCTACCGCCTCGAGTCGCGCATCGCGACCGGCGGCATGGGCGAGGTGTGGCGCGCCCGCGACGAGCTGCTCGACCGCGACGTCGCGGTGAAGATGCTCAAGCACGAGTACGCCGACGACGAGTCGTTCCTCGAACGCTTCCGCGCCGAGGCCCGCCACACCGCCGGCCTCGCGCACCCCGGCATCGCGGGCGTCTTCGACTACGGCGAGGCCGAGGGCACGGCGTACCTCGTCATGGAGCTGGTCCCCGGCGACCCGCTCAACGCCGTCCTGCGCGAGGGGCGCCTGACGCCCGACCGGACGCTCGACCTCGTCGCGCAGGTCGCGCGCGCGCTCGACATCGCGCACCAGGGCGGTGTCATCCACCGCGACGTCAAGCCGGGCAACATCCTCGTCTGCCCCGACGGCACCGTGAAGGTGACCGACTTCGGCATCGCGCGCGCCGCCGACGCGGTGCCGCTGACGCAGACCGGCGTCGTCATGGGCAGCGCGCACTACATCGCGCCGGAGCAGGCGAGCGGCACGGAGGTCACGTACGCGAGCGACGTCTACTCACTGGGCGTCGTGGCGTACGAGTGCCTGGCGGGCCACCGGCCGTTCGACGCGGACACGCCCGTGGGGCTGGCGATGGCACATATGTACGAGGACCCGGTCGCGCTGCCGGAGGACGTGCCGGCGTCGGTGTCGCAGCTCGTCGCGCAGGCGATGGCGAAGGAGCCAGGCGACCGGTTCGTCAGCGCGGCGGCGTTCGCGCAGGCGGCCGACGCCGTACGCAGCGGGCTCCTCGGCGCGACGCAGGCGATGCCGGCGGTCGGCGCGGCCGCCCCCATGAACGCGACGATGGCGCTGCCGGTCGTGGACGACGCGCCCGCGCCGGTCGTGCGCGAGGAACGGCGCCGTCCCGCCTGGCTCGTCGCCGCGGTCCTCGGCGGGCTCGCGCTGATCCTCGCCGTGGCCGGCTGGGCCGCGATGCGCCCCGCGCCCGAGGCGACGGTGCCGTCGTTGCGCGGCATGACGAAGGCCCAGGCGACCGCCGCGCTGGACCGCCGCGACCTCGACCTGACGACCGAGGTGGCGTACCACGACACGGTCGAGCGCGGCCTCGTCATCAAGCAGGACCCCGCCCCCGGGGCGACCGTCCGCGAGGGAGATGACGTCTCGGTCACGATCTCCAGGGGCCCGCAACCCGTCTCCCTGCCCGACGGTCTGTCGGGGAAGCCGGTGGACGAGGTCGCGAGAACGCTGGAAGGGCTGGGCCTGAAGGTGCGGCGGATAGGCGCGGTGAGCGAGGCGCCTTTCGGTACGGTGCTCTCGGTGGCGCCGGGGTCGGGCCTGCGCAAGGGCGACACCGCCACGGTCACCTTCTCGTTCGGGCCTCCGCGCCAGGAGGAGCCGAAGGGCGAGGGCAAGAAGAAGGGCGACAAGGGCGATGACTGAGCGGGCGACCTTGCTCGGCGGCCGGTACGAGGTCGGCGCGCCGCTCGGGCAGGGCGGCATGGCGGAGGTGTTCCGCGGCCGCGACACCAGGCTCGGGCGCGACGTCGCGATCAAGGTGCTG
Coding sequences within it:
- a CDS encoding FtsW/RodA/SpoVE family cell cycle protein; the protein is MNRRRAELVLLVFAIVVAMAASAAVDLAHDDGKVTASVLGYGASLALLFGIAHVAVRFLAPAADPLLLPCAALLNGIGLVLQRRLDLAAADRAQQLGNPAPSGHAGQQLLWTLVGVLLFALVLLVVRDHKSLDRFRYTLVAIGLVLLLLPSVLPARFSEVNGAKIWIRVAGFSIQPSEIAKICLIVFFASYFVAKRELLSLATRRVAGLNLPRARDLGPVLLAWAASLGVLVREKDLGSSLLFFGIFVVMLYVATERTSWLLIGLGLFAGGAAMAYNLFGHVRARVETWMDPFQDAGNRGYQLTQGLFGLATGGLTGTGLGNGRPETVPYAGTDFIFATIGEELGLVGVVAVLTVFALFVSRGMRVALSCRDDFGKLLATGLAFSVALQVFVVVGGVTRLIPLTGITLPFLSYGGSSLVANYVIVALLLRISDADRSPLPRATEVDDAELTGEMTQVVMAR
- a CDS encoding protein kinase, translated to MTVETGTRLNDRYRLESRIATGGMGEVWRARDELLDRDVAVKMLKHEYADDESFLERFRAEARHTAGLAHPGIAGVFDYGEAEGTAYLVMELVPGDPLNAVLREGRLTPDRTLDLVAQVARALDIAHQGGVIHRDVKPGNILVCPDGTVKVTDFGIARAADAVPLTQTGVVMGSAHYIAPEQASGTEVTYASDVYSLGVVAYECLAGHRPFDADTPVGLAMAHMYEDPVALPEDVPASVSQLVAQAMAKEPGDRFVSAAAFAQAADAVRSGLLGATQAMPAVGAAAPMNATMALPVVDDAPAPVVREERRRPAWLVAAVLGGLALILAVAGWAAMRPAPEATVPSLRGMTKAQATAALDRRDLDLTTEVAYHDTVERGLVIKQDPAPGATVREGDDVSVTISRGPQPVSLPDGLSGKPVDEVARTLEGLGLKVRRIGAVSEAPFGTVLSVAPGSGLRKGDTATVTFSFGPPRQEEPKGEGKKKGDKGDD
- a CDS encoding penicillin-binding protein 2, producing MNRPIRRVAMAALALFGLLFLNVNYLQVVKAESLRKNPRNNRLLLDEYGRPRGDIIAGRRTLVESKETKDRLKYLRVYAGGNAELASVFAPITGYYSLVYGATGIERAYNDTLSGNDDRLFVRRVSDILTGNSPQGGSVVLTVDPELQQLAARQLGNRRGAVVALDPRTGAVLAMVTSPSYDPNVLSSHDPAKIRAANERLGKQSDQPLTNRAAEQVYPPGSTFKVITAAAALENGMKPTDQIPCSRDIKLPLTVNTRLRNFGGESCPAKVTLSEALQHSYNTSFATLGMDIVGAEKVQDMAEKFGFNARPDFALRSVPSVFPQGLNKPQTAQASIGQFDVRATPLQMAQVAATVANNGRTMRPYLAAEVLAPDLSVLDKAERKEIGRPFGADTANALTQMMVEVVRAGTGRRAQIPGVEVAGKTGTAQNAGPSHAWFIGFAPAVDPQIAVAVIVENGGGDDQGTGGRVAAPIAQAVMAAKLRGGGG